Proteins encoded in a region of the Odocoileus virginianus isolate 20LAN1187 ecotype Illinois chromosome 9, Ovbor_1.2, whole genome shotgun sequence genome:
- the SPATA2 gene encoding spermatogenesis-associated protein 2, with protein sequence MGKPSSMDAKYKDDLFRKYVQFHEGQGDATPGSDESLRAAASTLLSLHKVDPFYRFRLIQFYEVVESSLRSLRSSSLRALRCAFGVLETVGVNLFLCPWKKEFRSIKTYTGPFVYYVKSTLLEEDIRAILSYMGYVPELGTAYRLKELVETLQVKLVSFELFLAKVECEQMLEIHSQVKDKGYTELDVVSERRGSAEDARGCAEALRRRAEARGPLSASMARMVLQKSASERAAKDYYKPRVTKPSRSVDTYDSYWESRKPPLKTSLSLRKEPAAAEPGDELKDEIVRPPPSLLTVASSPHGGADDLPAPAPSNGLGLLRSPYLPGPDDVDLYTDAEPRAAYRRQDALRPDVWLLRSDAHAGYHKRSPPAKESALSKCQNCGLSCSAALCQRCDSLLACSPAAKPSAFPGKASGHDSLAHGAALREKYAGQTQGLERPPHLHSKSKPPAAATSRCGFCNRPGAANTCTQCSKVSCDACLSAYHYDPCCKKSELHKFMPNSQLNYKSTQLPHLVYR encoded by the exons ATGGGGAAGCCCAGTTCAATGGATGCAAAATACAAGGATGACTTGTTCCGGAAGTACGTGCAGTTCCACGAGGGCCAAGGGGACGCCACCCCTGGCAGTGATGAGTCCCTGCGGGCGGCAGCCTCCACCCTGCTCAGCCTGCACAAGGTGGACCCCTTTTATCGATTCCGGCTGATCCAGTTCTATGAGGTGGTGGAGAGCTCCCTGCGCTCGCTCCGCTCCTCCAGCCTGCGGGCCCTGCGCTGCGCCTTCGGCGTGCTCGAGACGGTGGGCGTCAACCTCTTCCTCTGCCCCTGGAAGAAGGAGTTCAGAAGCATCAAG aCCTACACGGGCCCCTTCGTCTACTACGTCAAGTCGACGTTACTGGAGGAGGACATCCGAGCCATCCTGAGCTACATGGGCTATGTGCCCGAGCTGGGGACCGCCTACAGGCTCAAAGAGCTGGTCGAGACGCTGCAAGTGAAGCTGGTCTCCTTCGAACTCTTTCTGGCCAAGGTGGAGTGCGAGCAGATGCTGGAGATCCACTCGCAGGTGAAGGACAAGGGCTACACGGAGCTGGACGTGGTGAGCGAGCGCCGGGGCAGCGCGGAGGACGCGCGGGGCTGCGCGGAGGCCCTGCGGCGGCGCGCCGAGGCCCGCGGGCCGCTGTCGGCCTCCATGGCGCGCATGGTGCTGCAGAAGTCGGCCAGCGAGCGGGCGGCCAAGGACTACTACAAGCCCCGCGTGACCAAGCCCTCGCGGTCGGTGGACACCTACGACAGCTACTGGGAGAGCCGGAAGCCTCCCCTGAAGACCTCGCTGAGCCTGCGGAAGGAGCCGGCGGCTGCCGAGCCTGGAGATGAGCTCAAGGACGAGATCGTCCGCCCGCCGCCCTCGCTCCTGACCGTGGCCAGCTCCCCGCACGGCGGCGCCGACGACCTGCCGGCCCCCGCGCCCAGCAATGGGCTCGGCCTGCTGCGCAGCCCCTACCTGCCCGGCCCAGACGACGTGGATCTGTACACCGACGCGGAGCCCCGGGCCGCCTACCGGAGGCAGGACGCCCTGCGGCCCGACGTCTGGCTGCTGAGAAGCGACGCCCACGCCGGCTACCACAAGCGCTCGCCCCCCGCCAAAGAGTCCGCCCTCTCCAAGTGCCAGAACTGCGGCCTGTCCTGCAGCGCCGCCCTCTGCCAGCGCTGCGACAGCCTGCTGGCCTGTTCCCCGGCCGCCAAGCCCAGCGCCTTCCCCGGCAAGGCCTCCGGCCATGACAGCCTGGCCCACGGGGCCGCCCTGCGGGAGAAGTACGCGGGCCAGACTCAGGGCCTCGAGCGGCCGCCGCACCTCCACTCCAAGTCCAAGCCGCCCGCCGCCGCCACCTCCCGCTGTGGCTTCTGCAACCGCCCGGGGGCTGCCAACACCTGCACCCAGTGTTCCAAAGTCTCCTGCGACGCCTGCCTCAGCGCCTACCATTACGACCCCTGCTGCAAAAAGAGCGAGCTGCACAAGTTCATGCCCAACAGCCAGCTGAACTACAAGTCCACCCAGCTCCCCCATCTCGTGTACAGATAG